CATCTGCCTCCTCCTGCGCCATGGCAAACACCCTGGCATTTGGTTTGTTCTCCCGTGGTTTATTGGCATTCGCCCCTGAGTTCGACCCGTCTCATTTACCTGGTCCAGTTGTTTTGTTGCTGGCTGCTGGACAATCTGCCATACGGTGTCCTGGTTTTCCGCATCCAAAGCAGACGCTGCTGGCTCTACAACATTCTCCCAGGTGTCGTAAGTGGCAAGTTGGGCAAGGCTTAATGGCCTGGTAGCCTGAGACAGGCGAAGTTTCTTTAGATGGTTCACCGGAATGGTTTggtttcttgaacgactgactgCCATGAGAGGATTGATCATTCATAGGCCTTTTGTTCCTAATCTCCTTCTCTCTGCGCTGGATATCAGTTTCAGCTCGGATAGTTGCGTCCATCAAGTCTGAGAAGTTCGCAGGTTGGTAGACTGTCAAAGCCGACTGTATTCTGCTGTTCAAACCCTTTTTGAAGTGGTGTAATTTCAGAACTTCATCCGCCATGATTGCCGGAGCATAAGACCCTAAGGCGTTGAACTGGGAGGTGTATTCTACAACTGACATGTCGGGAGCTTGACTGAAATTCTCAAACTCACTTAGTTTCTGCAGTCTGAACTCGGCGGGATAATACTGTTTCAGGAAAGCTTCCTTAAAACGTTGCCACGTGATTGGTCCTGCAGCTGTCACGGCTGGCGAGATTGCTTCCCACCACTTGCCTGCTCGATCTTCCAGGAAGGGCACTATCACGTCCACTTTCAGTGCATCCGGGACTTCCAACAATCGCAACTGAGTCTCCACGCTTTTTAGCCAACTCTGGCTAACTTCAGGGTCTGCAGCTCCACTGAAGGTTGGACATCTGTTCTTGCGAAGCGATTCATAGTGGAACTTGATTCTATTTGGTGGTGGAGGTTGTGGCTGATTGTCGTTCTGGTTTCCCAACCATTACAGTGTTGTTGCCACAATGGTGGCTATGGCCATAAGATCAGCTTGGCTTAAGTTGACTGTCGGCGGGGGTCCATTCCCTTGCTCGTTTTCCTGTCCGCCTTCACGGTTGGCATTAGCATAACGCGGGTTGCGGTTCTGTCTTGGGGGTCTGCCG
This region of Primulina eburnea isolate SZY01 chromosome 14, ASM2296580v1, whole genome shotgun sequence genomic DNA includes:
- the LOC140812409 gene encoding uncharacterized protein; the protein is MAGRPPRQNRNPRYANANREGGQENEQGNGPPPTVNLSQADLMAIATIVATTLCPTFSGAADPEVSQSWLKSVETQLRLLEVPDALKVDVIVPFLEDRAGKWWEAISPAVTAAGPITWQRFKEAFLKQYYPAEFRLQKLSEFENFSQAPDMSVVEYTSQFNALGSYAPAIMADEVLKLHHFKKGLNSRIQSALTVYQPANFSDLMDATIRAETDIQRREKEIRNKRPMNDQSSHGSQSFKKPNHSGEPSKETSPVSGYQAIKPCPTCHLRHLGECCRASSVCFGCGKPGHRMADCPAASNKTTGPGK